The Syntrophobotulus glycolicus DSM 8271 DNA window AAGTTCACTGATCGGATCTTTAAGATTAGCTCCGACATAGGCAGTCAATGTTTTCGCCTGAGCAGAGGTTTGGATATTCTGCTCCTTGCTGCAGCCTAAAATGCCAATACAGAATACTATTATTAATATAAATCCACCAATTTTCTTTAACATCCCTTAGATCCTCCTATTATATTTATATATAAATTAAAATGGCGAAGCATTGTATTAATACAAGCCTCGCCATTGAGTTTTTTAAATGACACACATTATAACATGATAAAACTTAATAAAACGCAAAATATTTATTATGTTATGTGTACTTATGTATGGTATATATTATACGCAATTTTTAAACAAAATCAATAATGTTGCCTTACATACATTTATTGTAATAGCATATTTTAGTTCTAATGTTAAATGATCTTTACGTATTGCTTTTCAGGGGTACTTAAGAGTAATTTATTTTTGAAGATATTTTCAAAAATACGTTGGCGTCAGAATTCTTATTATGGCAATTTAGTGAATAGACGATTACCTTAAATTTTGATAGCTTATGTAAAAAAAATCAGGAAAATCAATTCCTGAATTTACAATTTTTATTTATATCAGCTAATACTGTCTGCTTATGGCTTAATGCCACAATAAGCACGGTCTTATCTTCTAATCATCAGTGATTTGTCTGGTATTATCATTATTAAAATTATCGCACCGGTGTTTACGGCACCCTCCGCAAGCGCATGTTTTTTCAATCCCATTGCAAAGTTCGTAATCACCCCCCTCAATTCTCAGAAATTTACCGTTAACTAATGATTCGGCAAGTTTTTTTCGGGCATCATTATAAGTGCGCTGGACTGTTGTTCTTGCAATATGCATTTGCTCAGCACACTCTTCTTGGGTAAATTCCTGTAAGTCAATTAGTCGTATAGATTCATACTCATCTACCGACATAATAACAAAATCCGACTGATTAAATCCAGCATCAAGCGGTCCAAAAAGATTACTCCCGGGCAAGCAGCATACTCGTCTACCTTTTCTCGGTCTTGGCATATTTTACTCCTTTTAAAAGAAATTAGCAGGAGCATATTTGTAATACAATTTACGTTATTATTGCTGCGACCTGCCAACATATTAATAATTTTAGTTATCAACATATGCTCTTTATGCATTATAATAAATTTGCGAACGACATATGTCAACAACTCAATTATAAGGAATTAAAATATGAGGGTATATAGGTTGAAAGACTTTATATTCTCAACGGGATGAGAAAGGCATAACAAAAAGAGCTCCAAAACAGCTGTTTTGAAAAGTGAATATAAGTGAATCGTTATGTGCTGGCGGGAAGATAACTTGTTATACTGAATTAACCATTTCCGCAGAGCCAGCAAATCTACGGTAAAAGTGGAAAACTTTTTGGTTTGGTACTCGGTAGTTCCTGCTTCGCTTGGTGGAGCCAATGGTCGCTATGATAAACTTCTTGTGAACATTATTGACGACAATAACATGTCAAACAATAAGCATCACTATAGATAATGATATTTTTTTGTTTTCAAAATATATTGCATGGATTTAAAAAATCGGTTACAATGTCGTTAGCTTAATAAAATTTGAAATATTGATTTCAACGCTGGCAACGGTGCCTTAAATTATAAGTATTTTATAAAATATTTATAATTTAAGGCATTTTTTGTTTTTGTTGAATGATTATAAGACAAAGAAGTCTTCCGGATCGCTGACGTCAGCGGCAAAGAAGATTTTTTGTGTTATATTAGGCGCCATCAATATTTTAAAAAAGAATCCAACATCAACAAATGACAACATCGCATTTTATTTTTTTAATTGTAAATGTCATGATGTCCGTACAAAGCAAAATGTCTCAAAAGTTAGTAAAAAATGAAAAGGCTCAAAATCAGTGGATTCTTCAGTTCTGTTTTTTAAGCAAAATGAAAGGAACGATGATAAATGAAAAAAATAATAATTGGATTACTCTTATCGATGTTAATACTCTCCGCTGTTGCCACAGGGTGTGCTAAAAAAGAGACTCCGGAGAACAGCGCCGGACAAACAGTAAACTTACCGGCGCCGAAAGTGGTCAAATTTGGCGTTCAACCTTCTTTACAACCGCCTCATATTGCAAATATGAAAGGTTTTTTTACGGAAATTGAAACAAAATATAACACAAAGTTTGAGCTTATCTCTTTTGCATCCGGCGGCCCTGAGAACAATGCCCTGGCAGCGAATGAAATCAGCTGGGCCCAATACGGGATGGCGCCTGCGATTGTTGGAATGGAAAAAGCAGGCGGGATGCTGGTGGCAATAGATATATTGGAACAAACCGCGATTATCTCAGATAAAAGCATCAATACAGTAGCCGATTTGAAAGGAAAAACAGTCGCGTTCCCTGGTAAAGGCTCTCAGCAATATCCGCTTATGCTAAAGGCCTTAGAAGGTGCAGGCTTAAAAGAAGATGATGTTGTCCTTTTAAAGATGGATGCTTCCAATATGTCTACAGCTTTAGAAAAAGGTGAAATATCGGCATACATTGCCTGGGATCCTCATACCACAAAAGCGATAAGCTCGGGGGCGGGAAAGATATTGGTAAAGGCCGAAGAAGTTATGCCGTTGAAAGAAGGCCATTATTTAGGTGAAGGGGTCGTTGTAAGAAAAGATTTCGCAGATGAATATCCGGATTTAACAGAAGATATCGTCAAAGCGATAATGAAGGCAAATGACTATATTGTTGACAATTTATCAGAAACACCGGCTTTGTGGAGCAAAGCGATCGGTTTGGATGAGTCCATTATAAAATTATCCTTAGACAATAACATGTCTGTCTTTGTAAAGGATATTTCTCCTGATTTGGAGGCATTAAATCCATATGTAAAATTGTTGAATGAGTATGGTATTACACAGATATCAGATGTCGACAAATTTTTGGATGAGCACGTGATATTGGATTATACCAAAAAGTAAAAAAGCGGAACTTTCCTATACGATAAGAATGATGATATCAACCATATAGAAATTGAATAGAGCATTCTGTTCAATTTCTTCTTATACAATATAAATTGGCTAGGGGGAAAAATCGTGGATCTAATTGAAATCAAAGACCTTTCTTTAAACTATCAAACGGATGGAGGAGCCTCGTTCCTTGCGTTGGATCAGATCAATCTCAATGTGAGCCAGGGAGAGTTCATTTGCCTGCTTGGTCCTTCCGGCTGTGGAAAAAGTACGTTATTGTATACTCTTGCGCGGCAACTGAAGCCATCCTCCGGAAGCATTAAATTTAATGGAGAGAATTTAGCAAATGTGAGGGATTTTGCCAGAAATGTATCCATTGTTTTTCAGGAGCATGCGCTGTTTCCCTGGCTGACAGTAAAAGAAAATATAGAATTTCCGCTGACCTCAAGGAGCTTATTAAAAGCGCAAATTCATCATACCAGTGACTATTACATGAAGATGGTGGAACTGGAAGAATGGAAGGATAAAAAGCCCCGTCAGCTTTCCGGAGGGA harbors:
- a CDS encoding DUF134 domain-containing protein, with product MPRPRKGRRVCCLPGSNLFGPLDAGFNQSDFVIMSVDEYESIRLIDLQEFTQEECAEQMHIARTTVQRTYNDARKKLAESLVNGKFLRIEGGDYELCNGIEKTCACGGCRKHRCDNFNNDNTRQITDD
- a CDS encoding ABC transporter substrate-binding protein, which codes for MKKIIIGLLLSMLILSAVATGCAKKETPENSAGQTVNLPAPKVVKFGVQPSLQPPHIANMKGFFTEIETKYNTKFELISFASGGPENNALAANEISWAQYGMAPAIVGMEKAGGMLVAIDILEQTAIISDKSINTVADLKGKTVAFPGKGSQQYPLMLKALEGAGLKEDDVVLLKMDASNMSTALEKGEISAYIAWDPHTTKAISSGAGKILVKAEEVMPLKEGHYLGEGVVVRKDFADEYPDLTEDIVKAIMKANDYIVDNLSETPALWSKAIGLDESIIKLSLDNNMSVFVKDISPDLEALNPYVKLLNEYGITQISDVDKFLDEHVILDYTKK
- a CDS encoding ABC transporter ATP-binding protein, giving the protein MDLIEIKDLSLNYQTDGGASFLALDQINLNVSQGEFICLLGPSGCGKSTLLYTLARQLKPSSGSIKFNGENLANVRDFARNVSIVFQEHALFPWLTVKENIEFPLTSRSLLKAQIHHTSDYYMKMVELEEWKDKKPRQLSGGMKQRVGIARALAMETNLILMDEPFGALDAQTRSMLQEELVSIWKKASKTIVFVTHDITEAIYLADRIVVMDANPGRIKAVLPVSSKRPRDTSSDEFRMLENQIKAMLKKDTNLVDKEEKI